Proteins encoded by one window of Vespula pensylvanica isolate Volc-1 chromosome 6, ASM1446617v1, whole genome shotgun sequence:
- the LOC122630255 gene encoding cell division cycle protein 23 homolog isoform X6, giving the protein MTDIPPDPMRNDSLKLLCADLRKDHLAGKLDGFCLYLFGVTLKKLQLTREATEVLVESTHKQPMHWGTWLELAALITDREKLENLRLPNHWMKHFFMAHMYLELQLIDEGLAMYCELQSMGFEKNAYVLAQTAIAVHYRRDVDNAIKTFKHIIKEDPYCLDNMDTYSNLLYVKEMKVELAYLAHRATEIDKYRLETCCIVGNYYSLRADHQKAVMYFHRALKLNPQYLSAWTLLGHEFMEMKNTNGAIHSYRQAIEVNRRDYRAWYGLGQTYEILKMPSYGLYYYKQAQLLRPHDSRMVLALGEAYEKQDKIQDALKCYYKACNVGDIEGVALIKLANLYEKLGEHDHAAAAYTDFVMDEFRNADRTELSHAYKYLTQYHLKREQLDRANHYAQKCLQFDETKEEAKGLLRTIAQKRAKVEESSMVVEDMNETDPVIEQGTRTDATPGNQLSPMNLSFTPTP; this is encoded by the exons ATGACGGATATACCACCAGACCCTATGAGAAATGACAGTTTAAAATTACTCTGTGCTGATTTAAGAAAAGATCATTTGGCTGGTAAATTAGACGgcttttgtttatatttatttgggGTAACTCTGAAAAAACTCCAGCTTACCAGAGAGGCCACCGAAGTTTTGGTTGAATCGACTCACAAGCAGCCGATGCACTGGGGCACTTGGTTGGAACTAGCTGCATTAATCACGGATAgggaaaaattagaaaatttgcgGCTTCCAAATCACTggatgaaacatttttttatggCTCACATGTATTTAGAATTGCAACTTATCGACGAAGGCTTAGCTATGTATTGCGAATTGCAGTCAATgggttttgaaaaaaatgcgTACGTACTCGCTCAAACTGCGATTGCCGTTCACTACAGAAGAG ATGTTGATAATgctataaaaacatttaaacaCATTATAAAAGAGGATCCATATTGTCTCGATAATATGGATACGTATTCAAATCTActttatgtaaaagaaatgaaagtagAATTAGCATATTTAGCTCATAGAGCCACAGAAATAGATAAGTATCGATTGGAAACATGTTGTATAGTAG GAAATTATTACAGTTTAAGAGCAGATCATCAAAAGGCAGTGATGTATTTCCACAGAGCATTGAAACTCAATCCGCAGTATCTATCTGCTTGGACGTTACTCGGCCATGAATTTATGGAGATGAAAAATACTAATGGGGCGATTCATAGTTATCGCCAAGCCATCg AAGTTAACAGAAGGGATTATAGAGCGTGGTATGGTTTGGGTCAAACGTATGAAATTTTGAAGATGCCTTCTTAtggattatattattacaagcAGGCACAACTTTTGAGACCTCATGATAGTCGAATGGTTCTTGCATTGGGCGAGGCATAtgaaaaacaagataaaattCAAGATGCTCTCAAGTGTTATTACAAAGCGTGCAATGTAGGGGATATTGAGGGAGTGGCTTTGATAAAATTAGCTAA TCTTTATGAAAAGTTGGGTGAACACGATCACGCGGCTGCAGCTTATACAGATTTTGTAATGGACGAATTCAGAAATGCTGATAGAACCGAATTGAGTCACGCTTACAAGTACCTAACGCAGTATCAtttgaaaagagaacaatTGGATCGGGCAAATCATTATGCACAGAAATGTCTTCAATTTGATGAAACTAAAGAAGAAGCTAAGGGGCTTTTAAGAACGATTGCACAGAAAAGAGCGAAAGTCGAGGAGAGTTCAATGGTG GTAGAAGATATGAACGAAACGGATCCAGTAATCGAACAAGGCACTAGGACCGATGCTACTCCGGGAAATCAGTTGTCGCCAATGAATTTATCCTTCACACCTACTCCAtag
- the LOC122630255 gene encoding protein abrupt isoform X5: MSSQICLKWNSFLNNIATSFESLWEEEGLVDVTLASDGQCLTAHKVILSASSPFFKKVFQANPCQHPVIILQDVHFSELEALLIFIYKGEVNIEQKNLPALLKAAETLQIRGLSGGDIFAKDQYKRLAEFEQGVAEDIPVVKEEAPKKKQKVCKQHNNSILEKALTPRISQSENTSESNGSEQSGKDTDHGSSDALPDPVFHRLEMKIEPLEMTPEDLQKRTSMDKDPVERLDTGQMDGMQGSSKPAVTIIAEAQESSSFRVSERIPEESRGWEASKDGKDGSPWSTIQNRGESGFLELECSPKQEVMTEMTTETTTQTTMQTTTETTTQTTTETTTQTTTQTTTEMTTQTTQTSTEGTTDSSSCLSLEHIAGGSRSSFSPAFSSSIGSEFSEEMIKGGPAYLPFPCPFCDRAYTSWGFRRRHIKAVHTISPSLNCKWCLQVLPTHAAWKRHVISAHNLSANDAHNGLLILEEAHMVLQIARPTRLDTLDSAFLLIMQLQIEG, translated from the exons aTGTCAAGCCAAATATGCTTAAAGTGGAACAGCTTCCTGAACAATATCGCGACGAGCTTCGAGAGTCTTTGGGAGGAAGAAGGCCTGGTGGACGTGACACTCGCGAGTGACGGACAGTGTCTCACGGCCCACAAAGTGATACTTTCTGCCAGTAGTCCTTTCTTCAAGAAAGTCTTCCAG gcTAATCCATGCCAGCATCCAGTCATAATATTGCAAGATGTACATTTTAGCGAACTCGAGGCATTactcatatttatatataaaggagaGGTTAATATCGAGCAGAAAAATTTGCCTGCTTTATTGAAAGCGGCAGAAACTTTGCAAATTCGTGGCTTGTCCGGAGGAGATATTTTTGCTAAGGATCAGTATAAGAGGCTGGCAGAATTTGAACAGGGTGTAGCCGAAGATATACCCGTTGTTAAGGAAGAAGCAcctaaaaagaaacaaaaagtttGTAAACAACATAACAATTCTATCTTGGAGAAGGCTTTAACGCCAAGAATATCGCAATCTGAAAATACCAGCGAATCGAATGGAAGCGAACAAAGTGGGAAGGACACGGATCATGGGTCATCCGACGCATTGCCCGATCCAGTGTTTCATCGTTTAGAAATGAAA ATAGAACCATTGGAGATGACACCCGAAGATTTACAAAAACGCACGTCGATGGATAAAGATCCAGTGGAGAGACTGGACACCGGGCAAATGGACGGAATGCAAG GGTCTTCGAAGCCAGCTGTGACGATAATCGCCGAAGCACAGGAAAGTTCGAGTTTTCGAGTCTCCGAAAGAATTCCGGAGGAGAGTCGAGGTTGGGAAGCTTCGAAGGATGGAAAGGACGGATCTCCTTGGTCGACTATACAAAATCGAGGAGAGTCCGGGTTCCTCGAGCTGGAATGTTCTCCCAAGCAAGAAGTGATGACAGAAATGACGACGGAGACGACCACGCAGACGACGATGCAGACGACGACGGAGACGACGACGCAGACTACGACGGAGACGACGACGCAGACGACGACGCAGACGACGACGGAGATGACGACGCAGACGACGCAGACGTCGACGGAAGGGACGACAGATTCCTCCTCGTGCTTATCGCTGGAGCACATCGCCGGAGGATCCCGTTCGAGCTTCTCTCCCGCCTTCTCTTCGTCCATTGGTTCGGAGTTTTCGGAGGAGATGATCAAAGGAGGTCCCGCATATCTGCCTTTTCCCTGTCCCTTTTGCGATCGTGCTTACACCAGCTGGGGCTTTCGAAGAAGACACATCAAAGCCGTTCATACCATATCGCCATCCCTTAATTGCAAGTGGTGTTTACAG GTTTTACCTACGCATGCCGCTTGGAAACGGCACGTTATATCCGCGCACAACCTGTCGGCGAATGACGCCCACAACGGTCTATTGATCTTAGAAGAGGCGCATATGGTCCTACAGATAGCTCGACCAACAAGATTGGATACCCTG GATTCTGCGTTTCTATTGATAATGCAGCTGCAGATAGAAGGGTAG
- the LOC122630255 gene encoding cell division cycle protein 23 homolog isoform X3 translates to MDDLVKFNIKEVKCDLLPAINECSQRGLLHTTKWLAELNYSLKDVKLDLHDVTTDIGLTETNEEDDTYILAKTYFDLKEYDRAAYFTEKCTTSKARFLYLYSRYLSGEKKKIDDMTDIPPDPMRNDSLKLLCADLRKDHLAGKLDGFCLYLFGVTLKKLQLTREATEVLVESTHKQPMHWGTWLELAALITDREKLENLRLPNHWMKHFFMAHMYLELQLIDEGLAMYCELQSMGFEKNAYVLAQTAIAVHYRRDVDNAIKTFKHIIKEDPYCLDNMDTYSNLLYVKEMKVELAYLAHRATEIDKYRLETCCIVGNYYSLRADHQKAVMYFHRALKLNPQYLSAWTLLGHEFMEMKNTNGAIHSYRQAIEVNRRDYRAWYGLGQTYEILKMPSYGLYYYKQAQLLRPHDSRMVLALGEAYEKQDKIQDALKCYYKACNVGDIEGVALIKLANLYEKLGEHDHAAAAYTDFVMDEFRNADRTELSHAYKYLTQYHLKREQLDRANHYAQKCLQFDETKEEAKGLLRTIAQKRAKVEESSMVVEDMNETDPVIEQGTRTDATPGNQLSPMNLSFTPTP, encoded by the exons taatattaaagagGTTAAATGTGACTTGTTACCTGCGATAAATGAATGTTCTCAACGTGGTTTACTACATACTACAAAAtg GCTGGCAGAATTGAACTATTCTTTGAAAGATGTCAAATTAGATCTACACGATGTGACCACGGATATCGGTTTGACAGAAACGAACGAGGAAGATGACACGTATATTTTAGCTAAAACCTACTTCGATTTAAAAGAGTACGACCGAGCAGCCTATTTTACAGAAAAATGTACGACTTCAAAAGCTAGgtttttgtatttgtattcTCGTTACTTAtcaggagaaaaaaagaaaatagatgacATGACGGATATACCACCAGACCCTATGAGAAATGACAGTTTAAAATTACTCTGTGCTGATTTAAGAAAAGATCATTTGGCTGGTAAATTAGACGgcttttgtttatatttatttgggGTAACTCTGAAAAAACTCCAGCTTACCAGAGAGGCCACCGAAGTTTTGGTTGAATCGACTCACAAGCAGCCGATGCACTGGGGCACTTGGTTGGAACTAGCTGCATTAATCACGGATAgggaaaaattagaaaatttgcgGCTTCCAAATCACTggatgaaacatttttttatggCTCACATGTATTTAGAATTGCAACTTATCGACGAAGGCTTAGCTATGTATTGCGAATTGCAGTCAATgggttttgaaaaaaatgcgTACGTACTCGCTCAAACTGCGATTGCCGTTCACTACAGAAGAG ATGTTGATAATgctataaaaacatttaaacaCATTATAAAAGAGGATCCATATTGTCTCGATAATATGGATACGTATTCAAATCTActttatgtaaaagaaatgaaagtagAATTAGCATATTTAGCTCATAGAGCCACAGAAATAGATAAGTATCGATTGGAAACATGTTGTATAGTAG GAAATTATTACAGTTTAAGAGCAGATCATCAAAAGGCAGTGATGTATTTCCACAGAGCATTGAAACTCAATCCGCAGTATCTATCTGCTTGGACGTTACTCGGCCATGAATTTATGGAGATGAAAAATACTAATGGGGCGATTCATAGTTATCGCCAAGCCATCg AAGTTAACAGAAGGGATTATAGAGCGTGGTATGGTTTGGGTCAAACGTATGAAATTTTGAAGATGCCTTCTTAtggattatattattacaagcAGGCACAACTTTTGAGACCTCATGATAGTCGAATGGTTCTTGCATTGGGCGAGGCATAtgaaaaacaagataaaattCAAGATGCTCTCAAGTGTTATTACAAAGCGTGCAATGTAGGGGATATTGAGGGAGTGGCTTTGATAAAATTAGCTAA TCTTTATGAAAAGTTGGGTGAACACGATCACGCGGCTGCAGCTTATACAGATTTTGTAATGGACGAATTCAGAAATGCTGATAGAACCGAATTGAGTCACGCTTACAAGTACCTAACGCAGTATCAtttgaaaagagaacaatTGGATCGGGCAAATCATTATGCACAGAAATGTCTTCAATTTGATGAAACTAAAGAAGAAGCTAAGGGGCTTTTAAGAACGATTGCACAGAAAAGAGCGAAAGTCGAGGAGAGTTCAATGGTG GTAGAAGATATGAACGAAACGGATCCAGTAATCGAACAAGGCACTAGGACCGATGCTACTCCGGGAAATCAGTTGTCGCCAATGAATTTATCCTTCACACCTACTCCAta G
- the LOC122630255 gene encoding protein abrupt isoform X4: MSSQICLKWNSFLNNIATSFESLWEEEGLVDVTLASDGQCLTAHKVILSASSPFFKKVFQANPCQHPVIILQDVHFSELEALLIFIYKGEVNIEQKNLPALLKAAETLQIRGLSGGDIFAKDQYKRLAEFEQGVAEDIPVVKEEAPKKKQKVCKQHNNSILEKALTPRISQSENTSESNGSEQSGKDTDHGSSDALPDPVFHRLEMKIEPLEMTPEDLQKRTSMDKDPVERLDTGQMDGMQGSSKPAVTIIAEAQESSSFRVSERIPEESRGWEASKDGKDGSPWSTIQNRGESGFLELECSPKQEVMTEMTTETTTQTTMQTTTETTTQTTTETTTQTTTQTTTEMTTQTTQTSTEGTTDSSSCLSLEHIAGGSRSSFSPAFSSSIGSEFSEEMIKGGPAYLPFPCPFCDRAYTSWGFRRRHIKAVHTISPSLNCKWCLQVLPTHAAWKRHVISAHNLSANDAHNGLLILEEAHMVLQIARPTRLDTLVNIIKQSSQPNDNSQLEKD, encoded by the exons aTGTCAAGCCAAATATGCTTAAAGTGGAACAGCTTCCTGAACAATATCGCGACGAGCTTCGAGAGTCTTTGGGAGGAAGAAGGCCTGGTGGACGTGACACTCGCGAGTGACGGACAGTGTCTCACGGCCCACAAAGTGATACTTTCTGCCAGTAGTCCTTTCTTCAAGAAAGTCTTCCAG gcTAATCCATGCCAGCATCCAGTCATAATATTGCAAGATGTACATTTTAGCGAACTCGAGGCATTactcatatttatatataaaggagaGGTTAATATCGAGCAGAAAAATTTGCCTGCTTTATTGAAAGCGGCAGAAACTTTGCAAATTCGTGGCTTGTCCGGAGGAGATATTTTTGCTAAGGATCAGTATAAGAGGCTGGCAGAATTTGAACAGGGTGTAGCCGAAGATATACCCGTTGTTAAGGAAGAAGCAcctaaaaagaaacaaaaagtttGTAAACAACATAACAATTCTATCTTGGAGAAGGCTTTAACGCCAAGAATATCGCAATCTGAAAATACCAGCGAATCGAATGGAAGCGAACAAAGTGGGAAGGACACGGATCATGGGTCATCCGACGCATTGCCCGATCCAGTGTTTCATCGTTTAGAAATGAAA ATAGAACCATTGGAGATGACACCCGAAGATTTACAAAAACGCACGTCGATGGATAAAGATCCAGTGGAGAGACTGGACACCGGGCAAATGGACGGAATGCAAG GGTCTTCGAAGCCAGCTGTGACGATAATCGCCGAAGCACAGGAAAGTTCGAGTTTTCGAGTCTCCGAAAGAATTCCGGAGGAGAGTCGAGGTTGGGAAGCTTCGAAGGATGGAAAGGACGGATCTCCTTGGTCGACTATACAAAATCGAGGAGAGTCCGGGTTCCTCGAGCTGGAATGTTCTCCCAAGCAAGAAGTGATGACAGAAATGACGACGGAGACGACCACGCAGACGACGATGCAGACGACGACGGAGACGACGACGCAGACTACGACGGAGACGACGACGCAGACGACGACGCAGACGACGACGGAGATGACGACGCAGACGACGCAGACGTCGACGGAAGGGACGACAGATTCCTCCTCGTGCTTATCGCTGGAGCACATCGCCGGAGGATCCCGTTCGAGCTTCTCTCCCGCCTTCTCTTCGTCCATTGGTTCGGAGTTTTCGGAGGAGATGATCAAAGGAGGTCCCGCATATCTGCCTTTTCCCTGTCCCTTTTGCGATCGTGCTTACACCAGCTGGGGCTTTCGAAGAAGACACATCAAAGCCGTTCATACCATATCGCCATCCCTTAATTGCAAGTGGTGTTTACAG GTTTTACCTACGCATGCCGCTTGGAAACGGCACGTTATATCCGCGCACAACCTGTCGGCGAATGACGCCCACAACGGTCTATTGATCTTAGAAGAGGCGCATATGGTCCTACAGATAGCTCGACCAACAAGATTGGATACCCTGGTGAACATTATCAAGCAAAGTTCCCAACCAAACGATAATTCTCAGCTTGAGAAAGattga
- the LOC122630255 gene encoding cell division cycle protein 23 homolog isoform X1 — protein MDDLVKFNIKEVKCDLLPAINECSQRGLLHTTKWLAELNYSLKDVKLDLHDVTTDIGLTETNEEDDTYILAKTYFDLKEYDRAAYFTEKCTTSKARFLYLYSRYLSGEKKKIDDMTDIPPDPMRNDSLKLLCADLRKDHLAGKLDGFCLYLFGVTLKKLQLTREATEVLVESTHKQPMHWGTWLELAALITDREKLENLRLPNHWMKHFFMAHMYLELQLIDEGLAMYCELQSMGFEKNAYVLAQTAIAVHYRRDVDNAIKTFKHIIKEDPYCLDNMDTYSNLLYVKEMKVELAYLAHRATEIDKYRLETCCIVGNYYSLRADHQKAVMYFHRALKLNPQYLSAWTLLGHEFMEMKNTNGAIHSYRQAIEVNRRDYRAWYGLGQTYEILKMPSYGLYYYKQAQLLRPHDSRMVLALGEAYEKQDKIQDALKCYYKACNVGDIEGVALIKLANLYEKLGEHDHAAAAYTDFVMDEFRNADRTELSHAYKYLTQYHLKREQLDRANHYAQKCLQFDETKEEAKGLLRTIAQKRAKVEESSMVVEDMNETDPVIEQGTRTDATPGNQLSPMNLSFTPTP, from the exons taatattaaagagGTTAAATGTGACTTGTTACCTGCGATAAATGAATGTTCTCAACGTGGTTTACTACATACTACAAAAtg GCTGGCAGAATTGAACTATTCTTTGAAAGATGTCAAATTAGATCTACACGATGTGACCACGGATATCGGTTTGACAGAAACGAACGAGGAAGATGACACGTATATTTTAGCTAAAACCTACTTCGATTTAAAAGAGTACGACCGAGCAGCCTATTTTACAGAAAAATGTACGACTTCAAAAGCTAGgtttttgtatttgtattcTCGTTACTTAtcaggagaaaaaaagaaaatagatgacATGACGGATATACCACCAGACCCTATGAGAAATGACAGTTTAAAATTACTCTGTGCTGATTTAAGAAAAGATCATTTGGCTGGTAAATTAGACGgcttttgtttatatttatttgggGTAACTCTGAAAAAACTCCAGCTTACCAGAGAGGCCACCGAAGTTTTGGTTGAATCGACTCACAAGCAGCCGATGCACTGGGGCACTTGGTTGGAACTAGCTGCATTAATCACGGATAgggaaaaattagaaaatttgcgGCTTCCAAATCACTggatgaaacatttttttatggCTCACATGTATTTAGAATTGCAACTTATCGACGAAGGCTTAGCTATGTATTGCGAATTGCAGTCAATgggttttgaaaaaaatgcgTACGTACTCGCTCAAACTGCGATTGCCGTTCACTACAGAAGAG ATGTTGATAATgctataaaaacatttaaacaCATTATAAAAGAGGATCCATATTGTCTCGATAATATGGATACGTATTCAAATCTActttatgtaaaagaaatgaaagtagAATTAGCATATTTAGCTCATAGAGCCACAGAAATAGATAAGTATCGATTGGAAACATGTTGTATAGTAG GAAATTATTACAGTTTAAGAGCAGATCATCAAAAGGCAGTGATGTATTTCCACAGAGCATTGAAACTCAATCCGCAGTATCTATCTGCTTGGACGTTACTCGGCCATGAATTTATGGAGATGAAAAATACTAATGGGGCGATTCATAGTTATCGCCAAGCCATCg AAGTTAACAGAAGGGATTATAGAGCGTGGTATGGTTTGGGTCAAACGTATGAAATTTTGAAGATGCCTTCTTAtggattatattattacaagcAGGCACAACTTTTGAGACCTCATGATAGTCGAATGGTTCTTGCATTGGGCGAGGCATAtgaaaaacaagataaaattCAAGATGCTCTCAAGTGTTATTACAAAGCGTGCAATGTAGGGGATATTGAGGGAGTGGCTTTGATAAAATTAGCTAA TCTTTATGAAAAGTTGGGTGAACACGATCACGCGGCTGCAGCTTATACAGATTTTGTAATGGACGAATTCAGAAATGCTGATAGAACCGAATTGAGTCACGCTTACAAGTACCTAACGCAGTATCAtttgaaaagagaacaatTGGATCGGGCAAATCATTATGCACAGAAATGTCTTCAATTTGATGAAACTAAAGAAGAAGCTAAGGGGCTTTTAAGAACGATTGCACAGAAAAGAGCGAAAGTCGAGGAGAGTTCAATGGTG GTAGAAGATATGAACGAAACGGATCCAGTAATCGAACAAGGCACTAGGACCGATGCTACTCCGGGAAATCAGTTGTCGCCAATGAATTTATCCTTCACACCTACTCCAta g